A genomic region of Nitrospirota bacterium contains the following coding sequences:
- a CDS encoding winged helix-turn-helix domain-containing protein, with product MEIKSKLWIEADGKPVFGRGRWFLLEAIGKYGSINQAAKEINISYRKAWGYIKAMEERLGFKLIERQTGGKNGGGAVLTPAARDFLKKYRSMEAGINEFVDKRFKMFFKGGSHV from the coding sequence ATGGAGATTAAGTCAAAGCTTTGGATAGAGGCGGATGGCAAGCCGGTCTTTGGCCGGGGCAGATGGTTTCTGCTTGAGGCTATAGGGAAATATGGATCAATTAACCAGGCGGCAAAAGAGATCAACATCTCTTACCGAAAGGCCTGGGGTTACATAAAGGCAATGGAAGAGCGGCTTGGCTTCAAACTTATTGAGCGGCAGACAGGCGGCAAAAATGGTGGAGGCGCAGTGCTGACTCCTGCTGCAAGAGATTTTCTGAAAAAATACCGGTCAATGGAAGCAGGGATAAATGAGTTTGTAGACAAGCGATTCAAAATGTTTTTTAAAGGGGGCAGCCATGTGTGA
- a CDS encoding response regulator transcription factor: protein MKVLVIEDDKRLALLIKKGLEENSFSIDLAFDGEEGLYMAETFPYDALILDVMLPLKDGFSVLADLRTRGVTLPVIMLTARAEVQDRVKGLNTGADDYLAKPFDFLELLARLKAAIRRGKGKPSPLIEIGDLVIDTNSRAVRRGARYIRLSSTEYNLLEYLALNCGRVISRTELVEHMYATDSERDSNVIDVYVNYVRNKIDKGFRMQLIQTVRGAGYMIRAEAE, encoded by the coding sequence ATGAAGGTGCTCGTTATAGAAGATGACAAGAGGCTCGCCCTCCTTATCAAGAAGGGACTTGAAGAAAATTCCTTTTCCATTGATCTGGCCTTCGACGGTGAAGAGGGGCTCTATATGGCGGAGACGTTCCCCTATGATGCGCTCATCCTGGATGTGATGCTTCCGCTGAAGGACGGCTTTTCGGTTTTGGCAGATTTGAGGACTCGCGGCGTTACGCTGCCGGTAATCATGCTCACCGCACGCGCTGAAGTTCAGGACCGGGTAAAGGGTCTTAATACCGGCGCTGATGATTACCTGGCAAAACCCTTCGATTTTTTAGAACTGCTCGCCAGATTGAAGGCAGCCATCCGGAGAGGCAAGGGAAAACCGTCACCTCTGATCGAAATAGGCGATCTGGTCATCGACACCAACTCCAGGGCAGTCAGGAGGGGCGCCAGATATATCAGACTTTCCTCAACGGAATATAATCTGCTCGAATACCTCGCACTGAATTGCGGCCGCGTGATCAGCAGAACTGAACTGGTTGAACATATGTATGCTACCGATTCGGAACGTGACAGTAATGTAATTGACGTATACGTCAATTATGTGCGGAACAAGATCGACAAGGGCTTCCGCATGCAACTGATCCAGACCGTGAGGGGGGCAGGCTATATGATCAGGGCTGAGGCAGAATGA
- a CDS encoding DUF438 domain-containing protein translates to MELNSGTKISALLAQYPFIKDYLISLNTNFKALDNPFMRNTLGRMATLSQVALIGGVNPDELMKGIAEVVKKKTGEAVFIKSGETTSENREEILKEIIRDIHKGVDVGILKKRFLDLIKDVSPYEIAQMEQKLISEGMPEQEVKQLCSVHVEVFKESLEKKTMPGLPVGHPVHTLMLENRHAESIMQEMEELKDNVGLPGFIEKISSIEKHYARKENQLFPILEIKGITGPSKVMWALHDDIRDMLRHVKAAVAAGTLKDLEIKTLITMINDMIYKEEHILYPMALETLSEEDWFKVKKGEEEIGYAWLDSVDEWMPSGLSGQALAEEKVGSINLDTGQITPEQVNLILTHLPVDVSFVNENDEVVYYSATRDRIFPRSPGIIGRKVQNCHPPKSVDSVKKILEAFRNGEKDSADFWIQMRGRFILIRYFAVRDAKGQYRGCLEVSQDVTEIRALTGERRLLSWE, encoded by the coding sequence ATGGAATTGAATTCAGGGACAAAGATTTCGGCGCTGCTTGCACAATATCCTTTTATTAAAGACTATCTCATCAGTCTTAACACAAATTTCAAAGCTCTCGACAATCCATTTATGCGTAATACCCTCGGACGAATGGCAACACTCAGCCAAGTCGCTCTTATTGGAGGCGTTAATCCCGATGAGCTCATGAAGGGCATTGCAGAGGTGGTCAAAAAGAAGACCGGAGAAGCCGTATTCATAAAGAGCGGTGAAACAACATCCGAAAATCGGGAAGAGATCCTGAAGGAGATAATAAGGGATATACATAAGGGAGTTGATGTAGGCATTCTGAAGAAGCGGTTCCTCGATTTGATAAAAGATGTCTCTCCTTATGAGATAGCGCAGATGGAGCAGAAGCTGATCAGCGAAGGCATGCCTGAGCAGGAGGTGAAACAGCTCTGCAGCGTTCATGTCGAGGTATTTAAGGAGTCACTCGAAAAAAAGACCATGCCGGGTCTTCCCGTAGGCCATCCTGTTCATACCCTGATGCTCGAAAACCGGCATGCTGAGTCGATCATGCAGGAGATGGAAGAGCTCAAAGATAACGTGGGGCTGCCGGGTTTTATCGAGAAGATTTCTTCAATCGAAAAACATTATGCAAGGAAGGAGAATCAACTCTTTCCGATCCTCGAGATAAAGGGCATCACAGGGCCATCGAAGGTCATGTGGGCGCTGCATGACGACATACGTGACATGCTCAGGCATGTAAAGGCAGCAGTGGCTGCGGGGACCTTAAAAGATCTCGAGATCAAGACACTCATCACCATGATCAATGACATGATCTACAAGGAAGAGCATATCCTCTACCCCATGGCGCTCGAAACACTGAGCGAAGAAGACTGGTTCAAAGTCAAAAAGGGCGAAGAGGAGATCGGCTATGCCTGGCTTGACAGCGTGGATGAGTGGATGCCGTCCGGACTTTCCGGGCAGGCCCTGGCAGAAGAAAAGGTCGGCAGTATAAATCTTGATACAGGGCAGATAACGCCTGAGCAGGTGAATCTTATACTCACCCATCTTCCGGTTGATGTCTCATTTGTGAACGAAAACGACGAGGTGGTCTATTACTCTGCAACGCGGGACCGTATCTTTCCGAGGAGCCCGGGGATCATCGGCAGGAAGGTCCAGAACTGTCACCCGCCCAAGAGCGTCGATAGTGTCAAAAAGATTCTCGAAGCCTTCAGGAATGGCGAAAAGGACAGCGCTGACTTCTGGATCCAGATGCGCGGCAGGTTTATTCTGATCAGGTATTTTGCCGTGCGCGATGCAAAAGGACAGTATCGAGGCTGTCTTGAAGTGAGCCAGGACGTGACAGAGATACGTGCGCTGACTGGTGAGAGACGGCTCCTCTCCTGGGAATGA
- a CDS encoding formylmethanofuran dehydrogenase has protein sequence MTFEKLLEESVRIHGHLCPGQVLGVKMSMLGLKEAGIEEPKGKDRKSIIVFVEMDRCATDAIQSVTGCSLGHRTMKFMDYGKMAATFFNLKTGRAVRVSAREDSRLKAKEYFNHIENKYDAQIEAYKIMSDADLFTVQEVYVKVNPEDMPGRPLSRVQCGQCQEYVQDRREVHRNGSMLCRSCAEVGYYTTED, from the coding sequence ATGACTTTTGAAAAACTGCTGGAGGAATCCGTTCGTATCCACGGACATCTTTGTCCCGGCCAGGTGCTTGGGGTGAAGATGTCAATGCTGGGGCTGAAAGAGGCGGGCATTGAAGAGCCGAAGGGCAAAGACAGAAAGAGCATTATTGTATTTGTGGAGATGGACCGCTGCGCTACGGATGCAATCCAGTCTGTGACCGGCTGCAGTCTCGGACACAGGACAATGAAATTCATGGATTACGGCAAGATGGCTGCAACATTTTTCAATCTGAAAACCGGCAGGGCAGTCAGAGTCAGTGCAAGGGAGGATTCACGGCTGAAGGCAAAAGAATATTTCAACCATATCGAAAACAAATATGACGCCCAGATCGAGGCATACAAGATAATGTCTGATGCGGACCTCTTTACCGTGCAGGAAGTGTATGTAAAGGTTAATCCGGAAGATATGCCCGGAAGACCCTTAAGTCGGGTTCAATGCGGACAATGCCAGGAGTATGTCCAGGATAGGAGGGAGGTACACAGAAATGGAAGCATGCTGTGCAGATCTTGTGCCGAAGTCGGCTATTACACGACTGAAGACTAA
- a CDS encoding histidine kinase: MTKLFYSIRAKLFIWLAALVLTLLAGLGFMLHHEIENILLGSADRLLHSKIQIIKGLIHEEHGGIELELSEVVSGDYSVPRSGHYYKVIMDGQIIAYSPSLVDQDFNLDAPKNIEAQKGNPELVYTSQGPDGEPVRVERNAFMLLDHHFIVFAAESISEDLAIQGTFRTFLLLALPLCILLLCGGGLLIIRDSLKPLATFSSKIAGVTHKTMTASINTTTEALELRCMADSFNKMLARLRKAFEAEQRLIADASHELKTPVAVIRSQCDVTLQRERGQDEYREALLSIRETSKGMMQIINNMISLARLDSGLLEPPEITEVSVTTCLETVLQLIAPIAAECEVTIEKSCEEGLTIQGDEPRLTEAFLAVIENAVKYSRRGGHVSVVAKESAGRVIIMAQDYGSGIAAGHLERIFERFYRGDAAKEIEGSGLGLSIAKTIIEAQGGEIRVKSKPGEGTLVSIILQCHTSL; the protein is encoded by the coding sequence ATGACAAAACTATTCTATTCTATCAGGGCAAAACTGTTCATCTGGCTGGCAGCTCTGGTATTGACGTTGCTGGCAGGCCTCGGCTTTATGCTGCATCATGAAATAGAGAATATTCTTTTAGGATCTGCTGACCGTCTTCTTCACTCCAAGATTCAGATTATCAAGGGATTGATCCATGAAGAGCACGGAGGCATTGAACTTGAACTCTCGGAGGTCGTTTCAGGCGACTATTCAGTCCCCCGTTCCGGACATTACTACAAGGTCATTATGGACGGGCAGATCATTGCCTATTCCCCTTCGCTTGTCGACCAAGATTTCAATCTGGATGCTCCAAAAAACATCGAAGCGCAGAAGGGGAACCCCGAACTGGTTTATACGTCGCAAGGCCCTGATGGAGAACCGGTCCGCGTCGAAAGAAATGCCTTCATGCTCCTGGACCACCACTTTATTGTTTTTGCCGCAGAGAGCATCTCTGAAGACCTGGCAATACAGGGCACGTTCAGAACATTTCTCTTGCTGGCCCTGCCGCTATGCATTCTGCTCCTCTGTGGCGGAGGGCTTCTGATCATACGGGACTCATTGAAACCTCTCGCCACATTTTCATCAAAGATCGCAGGGGTCACCCATAAGACAATGACGGCGAGCATCAACACTACAACCGAAGCCCTTGAACTGAGATGTATGGCAGATTCATTCAACAAGATGCTTGCCCGGCTCCGGAAGGCCTTTGAAGCAGAACAGCGGCTTATTGCCGATGCTTCCCATGAACTGAAGACCCCGGTTGCGGTTATCCGCTCGCAATGTGACGTTACGCTTCAAAGAGAAAGAGGGCAGGATGAGTACCGGGAAGCCCTGCTCTCCATACGGGAAACTTCAAAAGGTATGATGCAGATAATAAATAATATGATCTCTCTGGCCCGTCTTGATTCCGGCCTTCTTGAACCACCTGAAATTACTGAGGTTTCCGTTACGACATGTCTCGAAACGGTCCTGCAGCTTATCGCCCCGATAGCGGCAGAGTGCGAGGTGACCATAGAGAAATCCTGCGAAGAAGGCCTGACCATACAGGGAGATGAGCCGCGCCTTACCGAAGCCTTTCTTGCTGTTATCGAAAATGCGGTCAAATACAGCAGACGCGGAGGGCATGTTTCGGTCGTTGCGAAAGAATCTGCCGGAAGAGTAATTATTATGGCACAGGATTATGGGAGTGGAATTGCCGCGGGACATCTGGAAAGAATCTTTGAGAGGTTTTATCGCGGAGATGCGGCAAAGGAAATTGAGGGCAGCGGGTTGGGGCTAAGTATTGCCAAGACTATCATAGAGGCACAGGGAGGGGAGATCAGGGTGAAGAGCAAGCCGGGCGAAGGCACTTTGGTCAGCATCATACTGCAGTGTCACACTTCGTTATAG
- a CDS encoding molybdopterin-binding protein, producing the protein MCEIHETNPKSNAKTISVEDAVGTILAHDITEITPGQFKGCAFRKGHVIKPEDVSHLQKLGKEHLFVLDVKADEMHEDEAARALADALMGDGVKIQGEPKEGKINIIAGRSGLLKIDTESLRQFNMSGDIMCATLHNNTVVQEGRIIAGTRAIPLVVKKRVIESAVAFAKTGHKTIEVKEIRKPKAGVVITGNEVYYGRIQDAFGPVIKKKIEEYGGEVRGMYFAPDDESYIEARLRELIAAGCDLLITTGGMSVDPDDVTRFAIRNLGASDITYGSAVLPGAMFLVATIEAGVRDQGSGISKAVPNPQLPIPLLGIPACGMYHKTTIFDLVLPRVLAGEQIGRKELAELGHGGLCMNCEVCHYPVCPFGKG; encoded by the coding sequence ATGTGTGAAATCCATGAAACTAATCCAAAATCAAATGCAAAAACTATATCGGTAGAAGATGCTGTCGGCACGATCCTTGCCCACGACATCACTGAGATAACCCCTGGCCAGTTCAAGGGGTGTGCCTTTAGAAAAGGCCATGTCATTAAACCGGAGGATGTCAGTCATCTGCAGAAGCTCGGCAAGGAGCACCTCTTTGTTTTGGATGTCAAAGCTGACGAGATGCATGAAGACGAGGCAGCCCGCGCATTGGCTGATGCACTTATGGGAGACGGTGTAAAGATCCAGGGGGAGCCTAAAGAAGGAAAGATCAATATCATTGCCGGCAGGTCAGGGCTTCTGAAGATCGACACGGAATCGCTGCGGCAGTTTAACATGTCGGGTGATATCATGTGCGCTACGCTTCATAATAACACTGTGGTACAAGAGGGCCGGATCATCGCAGGCACAAGGGCAATCCCGTTGGTGGTCAAGAAAAGGGTGATTGAAAGCGCCGTTGCTTTTGCCAAGACCGGGCATAAGACCATTGAAGTAAAAGAGATCAGAAAGCCTAAGGCGGGTGTTGTTATAACCGGCAATGAAGTCTATTACGGCAGGATTCAGGATGCCTTTGGGCCTGTCATAAAGAAAAAGATAGAGGAATACGGCGGCGAGGTCAGAGGCATGTACTTTGCGCCTGATGATGAATCGTATATAGAGGCGAGGCTCAGGGAGCTGATTGCTGCCGGCTGCGATCTGCTGATCACCACGGGCGGGATGTCAGTTGACCCGGATGATGTCACGCGCTTTGCCATACGGAACCTCGGCGCCTCAGATATCACATATGGCTCTGCAGTACTGCCCGGGGCAATGTTTCTCGTGGCAACCATAGAGGCAGGGGTTAGGGATCAGGGATCAGGGATCAGTAAAGCAGTCCCCAATCCCCAGCTCCCCATCCCTCTCCTGGGAATCCCTGCCTGCGGCATGTATCATAAGACGACTATTTTCGATCTTGTGCTTCCCCGGGTACTCGCTGGCGAGCAGATCGGGAGGAAAGAACTTGCAGAATTAGGCCACGGCGGCCTCTGCATGAACTGCGAGGTCTGCCATTACCCTGTCTGCCCGTTTGGTAAAGGATAA
- a CDS encoding CopD family protein, giving the protein MNSKLGSLAVLFVSCLLLFPTSGLSTTEYAGQTGKICNDCHLDPGGGGKLTNEGETFKDSLRIKGQYKTLNSLQRVIRFIIGYLHTITAIIWFGTILYVHIVLKPAYAAGGLPRGELMLGWGSIIIMAVTGTLLSVSRVPTWHMLFHTRFGILLTIKIVLFLIMVSTAVFVTFVVGPKLRKKREQGIVHRTGDMTSDELAQYDGKDGRPVYIAYNDIIYDVTSSKLWREGSHFKKHPAGNDLTNILKTAPHGEEKVLKMPAIGKLLREKEVKRPPHIILFYFFAYMNLVLIFSIVFIISLWRWW; this is encoded by the coding sequence ATGAATAGTAAGTTAGGTTCATTGGCAGTTCTTTTTGTGTCATGTCTCCTGCTTTTCCCCACAAGCGGACTCAGTACAACGGAGTACGCAGGACAGACCGGCAAAATATGCAACGACTGCCATCTTGATCCAGGCGGCGGCGGAAAACTTACCAACGAGGGTGAAACCTTTAAGGACAGTCTCAGGATCAAGGGCCAGTACAAAACCCTTAACTCACTCCAGAGAGTTATCCGGTTCATCATTGGCTATCTCCATACCATAACGGCCATTATCTGGTTCGGGACCATTCTCTATGTTCATATAGTCCTTAAGCCGGCCTATGCTGCAGGTGGGCTTCCGCGGGGGGAACTGATGCTCGGATGGGGGTCTATCATAATTATGGCAGTAACGGGCACACTCCTCTCCGTTTCACGGGTGCCGACCTGGCATATGCTCTTCCATACGAGGTTTGGTATTCTGTTGACCATTAAGATTGTCCTCTTTCTCATAATGGTATCGACGGCTGTCTTTGTTACCTTTGTTGTAGGTCCAAAACTGAGGAAAAAAAGAGAACAGGGCATTGTCCACCGTACAGGAGATATGACGTCCGATGAATTAGCCCAGTATGACGGAAAGGATGGGCGTCCTGTATATATAGCATATAACGACATTATTTATGATGTTACCAGCAGTAAACTTTGGCGTGAAGGCAGCCATTTTAAAAAGCATCCTGCGGGTAATGATCTTACGAATATCTTGAAAACAGCGCCTCACGGAGAAGAAAAGGTGCTCAAAATGCCTGCGATAGGGAAACTGCTTAGAGAAAAGGAAGTAAAAAGACCACCGCACATAATACTATTCTATTTCTTTGCCTATATGAATCTTGTCCTTATCTTCTCAATCGTGTTCATCATTTCTCTTTGGCGCTGGTGGTAA
- a CDS encoding acyl-CoA thioesterase, with product MNGKTVSETSVTMAQVMLPQDANPAGNVHGGVIMKLIDTAAAVVASRHARSNTVTASLDRLDFHHPVFVGDLLFLKASINMAGRTSMEIGVRVEAENFITGEVRHTSSAYLTFVALDENSRPRAVPPLLFENDDERRRNQEALVRKKMRLEQKTKEDRCQKDGICELPGQLP from the coding sequence ATGAACGGTAAAACAGTCAGCGAAACATCTGTTACCATGGCGCAGGTCATGCTGCCGCAGGATGCGAATCCAGCCGGTAACGTGCATGGAGGCGTCATTATGAAACTGATAGACACCGCAGCAGCGGTTGTGGCAAGCAGGCATGCCCGATCAAATACGGTCACCGCCTCTCTTGACAGACTGGATTTTCACCACCCCGTCTTTGTGGGAGATCTGCTTTTCCTGAAGGCCAGTATAAATATGGCTGGCAGGACATCCATGGAGATCGGGGTGCGGGTGGAGGCTGAAAATTTTATCACCGGCGAGGTCAGACATACATCATCAGCCTATCTTACTTTCGTGGCCCTCGATGAAAACAGCAGGCCCAGGGCAGTGCCCCCGCTGCTTTTTGAAAATGATGATGAGAGGCGGAGGAATCAGGAAGCCCTTGTGCGGAAGAAGATGAGGCTTGAGCAGAAGACAAAAGAGGATCGATGCCAGAAAGACGGCATCTGTGAATTGCCCGGGCAATTGCCTTAA
- a CDS encoding 4Fe-4S binding protein — MKGPVVDYETCISCGSCPEICPAER, encoded by the coding sequence ATGAAGGGACCTGTTGTTGATTATGAAACATGCATCAGCTGCGGGTCATGCCCGGAGATCTGTCCTGCAGAACGATAG